The following are encoded in a window of Arthrobacter antioxidans genomic DNA:
- a CDS encoding FtsK/SpoIIIE domain-containing protein: MNLHVTLAGAPPTAFAPREIVVDTDVLRTGAALADRLTAGGYPGPFTVDGRPLATLLPHSDDLTHGAVIVCGTPPGPSTPASLPHLAFVVHTGPDAGQVIPLTRGSYVIGRAGADIAIADPALSRHHALLTVTEDSVLLEDLGSVNGTFVGEAGITTAEITSAADLRIGGSRCGIRLIDDPGWTPGDPRDVLEPLSIGAELPGRPSRILVVSAFLPLVLGIVLALTTGLWFFLAFSALSAVTGLVPLTTYRRKAAVFADEVRDAAGRDRARRRSAAPDPGQTGLEAVRASRHPPSEAARAARPEADLVLLRLGRADQPANLTAARAASAFGPPTLDAVPLLLPCSRAADTGDASRAGSFTITGDGEEVQGVLRALLLQAAHPRSGAPTVVCWGPARDLPHHARFLPNVHLTHDRGALASLAAQAALLLVFQLSGDLPGFAGEAKAFVIRVAAGPRPDRAVPGRGAGPGASGMTLTAGTARARMDGHDYEVLPDRVSARTFERTARALARAAALDPASAADDRRTRPSAAPALPESASLWSEDLMPATLAPAVTHRWSTSGGEHATAHVGRSGEGPLSIDLVKDGPHLLVAGTTGSGKSEFLRTLVLGLALDQPPEHLTLLLIDYKGGSGLGPLAALPHCVGSLTDLSAESTGRALTSLRAELRRREHLCSAYSAHDLDELRRAAPEDCPPRLVIVIDEFRMLSDDVPTAIPDLMRIASLGRSLGVHLVLATQRAQGAVTPDLRANITATVLLRVQTPMESQDLLGTSAAAGLPLHAPGRAFLRRGSEAPIAFQVASSSAVPAADRSAGWQDLAAHVAGASAGAARADVPDPDGAAPHRRQCAVLGQAVDALRSAAGGSSAPRPRRPVLPPLPAVLTSRACEDFPPVMAEGSTPGARPGRGGVPLGVADFPDRQEQRLLLWRPEDHSHLAVLGLPGSGATQAIAAVASRLPAVDPDVHLYLLDGDGGLTGCSTGPQVGAYVRSDETKRAGRVLERLVGLAGGPPEDQPRIVLLVTGWGRWSSQFRQGRFARAEEDLQSLVRDGAARGVTVCIGGDRELTTARFFALLPNRAYVPLGAQPETTMTWPKMPPMDAVAGRGFAQGRITGIWGDGTCQLVQEVARPGPLLIPPARAPFPVHPLPSTVDAARLHRRPVAESRRGSIDLPVGLCGDDLDPYAISLRPGEVFLVLGHPTAGRTTVIRVLRDSASRLRPRPAVFAPPDGGADAESLSYWRDLAGRGVGPSARDCLLLVDDADHLPADVHQALAGLLAQGAAAVLTATPGPSLMARVPLAVHVRGLGRGLVLSPRSPADGDVLGVRLEPEGSPTPGRGFACDPSGIVEVQLARVQECQDGEEPPGAARGRPAPRSTAFVPAPPPGW, encoded by the coding sequence ATGAATCTGCATGTCACTCTCGCCGGTGCTCCCCCGACGGCCTTCGCACCGCGGGAGATCGTCGTCGACACCGACGTCCTCCGCACCGGCGCGGCACTGGCGGACCGGCTCACGGCGGGCGGGTACCCGGGGCCCTTCACCGTGGACGGACGACCGCTCGCCACCCTCCTTCCCCACTCCGACGACCTCACGCATGGCGCCGTCATCGTGTGCGGAACGCCGCCGGGTCCCTCCACCCCTGCATCACTCCCCCACCTCGCGTTCGTCGTCCACACGGGCCCCGATGCCGGACAGGTGATCCCCCTGACGCGGGGCAGCTACGTCATCGGACGCGCGGGGGCCGACATCGCCATCGCCGACCCTGCCCTCTCCCGGCATCACGCCCTGCTCACGGTGACGGAGGACTCCGTCCTCCTCGAGGACCTCGGGTCGGTGAACGGGACCTTCGTCGGGGAGGCGGGGATCACGACGGCGGAGATCACCAGCGCTGCGGACCTGCGGATCGGAGGGAGCCGGTGCGGTATCCGACTGATCGACGATCCGGGATGGACGCCAGGAGACCCCCGGGACGTCCTCGAGCCCCTGTCCATCGGTGCGGAGCTGCCGGGCAGGCCGTCGCGCATCCTCGTCGTGTCGGCATTCCTGCCCCTCGTGCTCGGGATCGTCCTCGCTCTGACCACCGGCCTGTGGTTCTTCCTCGCGTTCAGTGCGCTCTCCGCCGTGACCGGACTCGTACCGCTGACGACGTATCGCCGGAAAGCAGCCGTCTTCGCCGACGAGGTGCGCGACGCCGCCGGTCGGGACCGCGCCAGGCGCCGGAGTGCGGCGCCCGATCCCGGACAGACGGGGCTCGAGGCTGTCCGTGCATCCCGCCACCCGCCGTCGGAGGCGGCCCGGGCCGCGAGGCCGGAAGCGGACCTGGTCCTGCTGCGGCTCGGCAGGGCGGACCAACCGGCCAATCTCACGGCCGCGCGGGCCGCTTCCGCATTCGGGCCCCCGACGCTGGACGCCGTCCCGCTCCTCCTTCCCTGTTCTCGGGCCGCGGACACCGGCGACGCGTCCCGCGCCGGCTCGTTCACGATCACCGGTGACGGCGAGGAAGTGCAGGGCGTCCTGCGGGCGCTCCTGCTCCAGGCGGCCCACCCGCGGTCGGGAGCCCCGACCGTCGTGTGCTGGGGACCGGCCCGGGACCTCCCGCACCACGCACGCTTCCTGCCGAACGTGCACCTCACGCATGACCGGGGAGCCCTCGCCTCGCTCGCAGCACAGGCCGCGCTGCTGCTGGTCTTCCAGCTCTCCGGGGACCTGCCCGGGTTCGCCGGCGAGGCGAAGGCCTTCGTCATCCGCGTCGCCGCCGGACCACGACCAGACCGGGCCGTCCCCGGGCGCGGGGCGGGCCCCGGAGCATCGGGGATGACGCTGACGGCGGGGACCGCCCGGGCCCGCATGGATGGCCACGACTACGAGGTCCTTCCGGACCGGGTCTCGGCCCGGACCTTCGAGCGGACGGCCCGGGCGCTCGCCCGGGCGGCGGCGCTCGACCCTGCCTCGGCGGCCGACGACCGGAGGACCCGGCCCTCCGCGGCTCCGGCCCTGCCGGAGTCCGCCTCCCTCTGGTCGGAGGATCTGATGCCGGCGACGCTCGCACCAGCGGTCACCCACCGGTGGTCAACGTCCGGCGGCGAGCACGCCACCGCCCACGTGGGCCGGTCCGGGGAGGGCCCGCTGTCGATCGATCTCGTGAAGGACGGCCCGCACCTCCTGGTCGCCGGCACCACCGGTTCGGGGAAGTCCGAGTTCCTGAGGACCCTCGTGCTCGGACTCGCCCTCGATCAGCCACCCGAGCACCTCACGCTGCTCCTGATCGACTACAAGGGCGGTTCCGGCCTCGGTCCGCTGGCGGCCCTGCCGCACTGTGTCGGCAGTCTCACCGATCTGTCGGCCGAATCGACGGGCCGGGCCCTGACGTCGCTCCGGGCGGAGCTGCGCCGCCGGGAACACCTGTGCTCCGCGTACAGCGCGCACGACCTGGACGAACTCCGCCGCGCCGCGCCGGAGGACTGCCCCCCGCGACTGGTGATCGTGATCGACGAGTTCAGGATGCTGAGCGACGACGTTCCCACCGCGATCCCGGACCTGATGAGGATCGCCTCGCTCGGCCGGTCACTCGGAGTGCACCTGGTCCTGGCGACCCAGCGGGCGCAGGGCGCGGTGACCCCGGACCTGAGGGCGAACATCACCGCGACGGTGCTCCTCAGGGTCCAGACCCCGATGGAGTCGCAGGACCTTCTCGGGACATCGGCGGCCGCCGGCCTGCCCCTGCACGCCCCGGGCCGGGCCTTCCTGCGCCGCGGATCCGAGGCGCCGATCGCCTTCCAGGTCGCGTCCTCGTCGGCGGTACCCGCCGCGGACCGCAGTGCGGGCTGGCAGGACCTCGCCGCACACGTCGCTGGCGCATCGGCCGGTGCTGCCCGGGCGGACGTGCCCGACCCCGACGGAGCAGCCCCGCACCGGCGGCAGTGCGCCGTGCTCGGACAGGCGGTCGATGCCCTGCGATCCGCGGCCGGCGGGTCCTCCGCGCCGCGGCCACGCCGACCCGTCCTGCCGCCCCTGCCGGCCGTGCTCACCTCGCGGGCATGCGAAGACTTCCCTCCCGTGATGGCGGAGGGCAGCACCCCCGGTGCCCGCCCTGGACGCGGGGGTGTGCCCCTCGGCGTCGCGGACTTCCCGGACCGCCAGGAACAGCGGCTCCTGCTCTGGCGACCCGAGGACCACTCCCACCTCGCCGTCCTCGGGCTCCCCGGCAGCGGCGCGACCCAGGCCATCGCGGCGGTCGCCTCGCGCCTGCCCGCCGTCGATCCCGACGTCCACCTGTATCTCCTCGACGGTGACGGCGGCCTGACCGGCTGCTCGACGGGCCCACAGGTGGGTGCCTATGTCCGATCGGACGAGACGAAACGCGCCGGCCGGGTCCTCGAGAGACTGGTGGGTCTCGCGGGCGGGCCCCCCGAGGACCAGCCGAGGATCGTCCTCCTGGTCACCGGATGGGGACGGTGGAGCAGCCAGTTCCGCCAGGGCCGCTTCGCCCGCGCGGAGGAGGACCTGCAGTCGCTCGTGCGGGACGGCGCTGCGCGCGGGGTCACGGTCTGCATCGGTGGGGACCGGGAGTTGACCACGGCCCGGTTCTTCGCCCTCCTCCCGAACCGCGCCTACGTCCCGCTGGGCGCCCAGCCGGAGACGACGATGACCTGGCCGAAGATGCCGCCCATGGATGCTGTCGCGGGCCGAGGCTTCGCCCAGGGCCGCATCACCGGGATCTGGGGTGACGGCACCTGCCAGCTCGTGCAGGAGGTTGCCCGCCCCGGCCCACTCCTGATACCCCCGGCCCGGGCGCCGTTCCCGGTCCATCCGCTGCCGTCCACCGTGGACGCCGCCCGGCTCCATCGGCGACCCGTGGCGGAGTCGCGGCGGGGATCGATCGATCTCCCCGTAGGGCTGTGCGGGGACGACCTCGATCCGTATGCGATCAGCCTCCGGCCCGGCGAGGTCTTCCTCGTGCTGGGCCACCCGACGGCAGGACGCACCACGGTGATCCGGGTGCTCAGGGATTCGGCATCCCGGCTCAGGCCGCGTCCTGCCGTCTTCGCGCCACCGGACGGCGGCGCCGACGCCGAGTCGCTGAGCTACTGGCGGGATCTCGCCGGGCGCGGCGTCGGCCCGTCGGCGCGGGACTGCCTCCTGCTCGTCGATGATGCGGACCATCTTCCCGCCGACGTGCACCAGGCGCTCGCAGGGCTTCTCGCGCAGGGTGCCGCCGCGGTGCTCACCGCCACGCCGGGTCCGTCCCTGATGGCGCGGGTCCCCCTGGCCGTCCACGTCCGCGGACTGGGACGCGGCCTCGTGCTGTCCCCGAGGTCACCGGCCGACGGCGACGTCCTCGGGGTGCGCCTCGAGCCGGAAGGCTCCCCCACCCCGGGCCGCGGGTTCGCCTGCGACCCGTCGGGCATCGTTGAGGTCCAGCTGGCGCGGGTGCAGGAGTGTCAGGACGGGGAGGAACCGCCGGGGGCAGCGCGGGGCCGGCCCGCACCGCGATCTACAGCGTTCGTCCCGGCCCCGCCGCCCGGGTGGTGA
- a CDS encoding WhiB family transcriptional regulator has product MDWRSRAACLDKDPELFFPVGNTGPALLQIEEAKSVCRRCPVQDTCLQWAIESGQDAGVWGGLSEDERRALKRRAARARRAS; this is encoded by the coding sequence ATGGATTGGCGTAGTCGCGCGGCCTGTCTGGACAAGGACCCGGAGCTGTTCTTCCCGGTCGGGAACACCGGACCGGCGCTCCTTCAGATCGAGGAAGCGAAAAGCGTCTGCCGCCGCTGTCCGGTGCAGGACACCTGCCTGCAGTGGGCGATCGAGTCCGGGCAGGATGCCGGAGTCTGGGGCGGATTGAGTGAGGACGAGCGCCGTGCGCTCAAGCGCCGGGCCGCCAGGGCCCGTCGCGCCTCGTAA